A part of Herpetosiphon gulosus genomic DNA contains:
- a CDS encoding GNAT family N-acetyltransferase: MSLEHGIYTLREATTADLAGARQLMLRTFEQDFGYGYIAKWHTDVDNLAEAYLDNPRQVLFVAVVRATNEVVGTCAVRTGGPKPPYKPEWLVERYSTATTAQLVRVYVDQAHRRAGLARRLVSLTRDWILQEGTYRTIYLHTNPAIAGAEQFWRSLPTIEIYDDRPDQGEFQNIHFEMDHTTPII, encoded by the coding sequence ATGAGCCTTGAGCATGGGATCTATACACTACGTGAAGCCACCACCGCCGATTTAGCAGGCGCACGCCAGTTGATGTTACGCACATTTGAGCAAGATTTTGGCTATGGCTATATCGCCAAATGGCATACCGATGTTGATAATTTAGCCGAAGCCTATTTGGATAACCCTCGCCAAGTCTTGTTTGTAGCGGTCGTTCGCGCAACCAACGAGGTTGTTGGAACCTGCGCCGTGCGAACTGGCGGCCCTAAGCCACCCTACAAACCAGAATGGCTGGTTGAGCGTTATAGCACTGCCACAACCGCCCAACTTGTGCGGGTCTATGTTGATCAAGCCCATCGTCGGGCTGGCTTGGCTCGCCGTTTGGTCAGCCTAACCCGCGATTGGATTTTGCAGGAAGGCACATATCGTACAATTTATTTGCATACTAACCCCGCAATTGCTGGAGCTGAGCAATTTTGGCGTTCGCTCCCAACCATTGAAATCTATGATGATCGGCCTGATCAGGGCGAATTTCAAAATATCCACTTTGAAATGGATCATACAACGCCAATTATTTAA
- a CDS encoding lamin tail domain-containing protein — MRRWIWLLLLVGFWPRTAAAHNLCFVEVSNPYCLEEPFSDYWEDNGGLPVFGYPVAAAKAEANPDTGMSYHTQWLERNRFEVHPENAGTAYEVLLGLLGKERLQQLGRGIAPREAGPQAGCLWFEETGHNVCDQANGLGFKSYWQSHGLKIPGLDNYARSLQLFGLPLTGVNLETNANGDTVQTQWFERARLEWHPNNPDQFKVLLGLLGKEVYTNRWNIPQPQPTPTPAPIVTPTPAPPPPSFNNCQADPTVASNFPVKIVSVDKRAETVVIQNLSNAPVAIDGWKICSIRGNQLHATLGGSLAAGETRTINSQASGPIWSNSEKDDASLYDAQGSLISFLED, encoded by the coding sequence ATGCGCCGTTGGATTTGGCTGTTGCTGCTTGTTGGTTTCTGGCCGCGAACTGCTGCTGCTCATAATTTGTGCTTTGTCGAAGTGAGCAACCCCTATTGTTTGGAAGAGCCATTCAGCGATTATTGGGAAGATAATGGTGGCCTGCCAGTCTTTGGCTACCCAGTTGCTGCTGCTAAAGCTGAAGCAAACCCCGATACTGGCATGAGCTACCATACTCAGTGGCTTGAACGTAATCGTTTTGAAGTGCACCCTGAGAATGCTGGTACGGCCTATGAGGTGCTGTTGGGTTTATTGGGCAAAGAGCGCTTGCAGCAACTTGGGCGCGGCATTGCCCCGCGCGAGGCTGGGCCACAAGCAGGTTGTTTGTGGTTTGAAGAAACTGGCCATAATGTGTGTGATCAAGCTAATGGGCTTGGTTTCAAAAGCTACTGGCAATCGCATGGCCTCAAAATTCCTGGCTTGGATAACTATGCCCGTTCGTTACAATTGTTTGGTTTGCCCTTGACTGGCGTTAACTTAGAAACCAACGCTAATGGTGATACGGTGCAAACCCAATGGTTCGAGCGTGCACGGCTTGAGTGGCATCCTAACAATCCTGATCAATTTAAGGTGTTGTTGGGCTTGTTGGGCAAAGAAGTGTATACCAATCGCTGGAATATACCTCAACCCCAACCGACTCCAACCCCGGCCCCAATCGTAACGCCTACGCCTGCACCGCCACCACCATCATTTAATAATTGTCAAGCTGATCCAACCGTCGCGAGCAATTTCCCAGTGAAAATTGTCAGTGTCGATAAACGCGCTGAAACTGTTGTGATTCAGAATCTGAGCAATGCCCCAGTGGCAATTGATGGCTGGAAAATCTGTAGCATTCGCGGCAATCAGTTGCATGCAACCTTGGGTGGCAGCTTGGCCGCTGGCGAAACTCGCACGATTAATTCTCAGGCATCAGGGCCAATTTGGAGTAATAGCGAAAAAGATGATGCGTCGTTGTACGATGCCCAAGGAAGCCTAATTTCATTTTTGGAAGATTAA
- a CDS encoding TylF/MycF family methyltransferase — protein MANEAAQLYLDLLKRCIMGLVYEDQPLRNIVYEPFSINAPYTGPYSTFDREKRLNGHEWPSQAHTMLSMHRLNNIQSLVTDILEKQIPGDLIETGVWRGGATIFMRGILKAYNCNDRTVWVADSFQGFPKNEEEGLLGETESPGLPQDQHGPPPKPIQDILDLLWKGTSYEDVRQHFEQYGLLDDQVKFLKGWFCHTLHQAPIDNLALLRLDGDLYDSTYDALEALYPKVSQGGYVIVDDYATFEECYNAVHDYLESIGAEVTMQPIDEDSVFWQKL, from the coding sequence ATGGCGAACGAAGCAGCCCAGCTTTACCTTGATCTATTGAAGCGTTGTATTATGGGCTTGGTTTATGAAGACCAGCCATTACGCAATATTGTCTATGAGCCATTTAGCATCAATGCACCCTACACTGGCCCCTACAGCACCTTTGACCGTGAAAAACGGCTTAACGGCCACGAATGGCCCAGCCAAGCTCATACCATGCTCAGCATGCATCGGCTTAATAATATTCAAAGCTTGGTCACCGATATTCTCGAAAAGCAAATCCCAGGCGATTTGATCGAAACCGGAGTATGGCGCGGCGGGGCGACGATCTTTATGCGTGGCATTCTCAAAGCGTACAATTGCAATGACCGCACGGTTTGGGTTGCCGATTCCTTTCAAGGCTTTCCCAAAAACGAAGAAGAAGGCCTGCTCGGCGAAACCGAATCGCCTGGCTTGCCTCAAGATCAGCATGGGCCGCCACCCAAGCCCATCCAAGATATTCTCGATCTACTTTGGAAAGGCACATCTTACGAGGATGTACGCCAACATTTCGAGCAATACGGCCTGCTTGACGACCAAGTTAAGTTCCTCAAGGGCTGGTTTTGCCATACCCTGCATCAAGCTCCAATCGATAATTTAGCGCTTTTACGGCTTGATGGCGATTTATATGATTCAACCTACGATGCCTTAGAAGCTTTGTATCCCAAAGTTTCTCAAGGTGGCTATGTGATTGTTGATGATTATGCAACCTTTGAAGAGTGCTACAACGCCGTGCATGATTATCTTGAATCAATTGGCGCAGAAGTGACCATGCAGCCAATTGATGAAGACTCAGTTTTTTGGCAAAAGCTGTAG
- a CDS encoding glycosyltransferase, translating to MRALFVLNPGIGHLNPMLPVAQILQEAGHDLAFATSPKMLPSINAKGFNTFAAGLNWLSSEMDQTFPEIFELPFAEQGQAILGSIFADAAAHPMVADLLNICQTWQPDLIVRNDFEFGSCVAAEILGIPQATISISYFLSANALESLIGEELAYLRSTYGLAPYPTMDMLYPALYLAFAPQSFQPKEIPTMESLRPLRFTRFSDGDLPAWVSQLPDRPTVYASMSSVFDTPTIFPMILEALRDEPINLILTVGTKQDPAQFGPQPANVYIEQYIPQALLFPYCDLFITHCPFATIMAAISHGMPLLMIPVAGEEPAGAMRAAELGLGKVLRLPNQPKEFFDQWVPEFSVESIRASVRELLQTARYRNNAQRFQAEIQALPGPERVIELLTNLAHKKG from the coding sequence ATGCGTGCATTATTTGTTCTCAATCCTGGAATAGGTCATTTAAACCCCATGTTGCCAGTCGCGCAAATTTTGCAAGAGGCTGGCCATGATCTTGCCTTTGCTACATCGCCGAAGATGTTACCAAGCATCAATGCCAAAGGGTTTAACACCTTCGCTGCTGGCTTAAACTGGCTTTCCTCCGAAATGGATCAAACGTTTCCTGAAATTTTCGAGCTACCATTTGCCGAGCAAGGCCAGGCAATTTTGGGCAGCATTTTTGCCGATGCTGCTGCTCACCCCATGGTTGCCGATTTGCTGAATATTTGCCAAACATGGCAACCAGATCTGATTGTGCGCAACGATTTTGAGTTTGGCAGTTGTGTGGCCGCCGAAATTTTGGGCATTCCCCAAGCGACAATCAGCATCAGCTATTTTCTTTCGGCCAATGCCCTCGAATCATTGATAGGCGAAGAATTAGCCTATTTGCGCAGCACCTATGGCCTTGCACCCTATCCAACCATGGATATGCTCTATCCAGCGTTATATTTAGCCTTCGCCCCGCAATCGTTCCAGCCCAAGGAAATTCCAACCATGGAATCGTTACGGCCATTGCGCTTTACGCGGTTTAGCGATGGCGATTTACCAGCGTGGGTCAGCCAACTACCAGATCGACCAACCGTTTATGCCTCGATGAGTTCAGTTTTCGATACGCCAACAATCTTCCCAATGATTCTTGAGGCCTTGCGCGATGAGCCGATTAACCTGATTTTGACCGTCGGAACCAAGCAAGATCCGGCGCAGTTTGGCCCCCAACCTGCGAATGTGTACATTGAGCAATACATTCCTCAAGCATTGCTGTTTCCCTATTGCGATTTATTTATAACGCACTGTCCATTTGCCACAATCATGGCGGCAATCAGCCATGGCATGCCATTGCTGATGATTCCAGTTGCAGGTGAAGAGCCTGCTGGAGCCATGCGAGCCGCCGAGCTTGGTTTAGGCAAAGTCTTACGCTTGCCCAACCAACCCAAGGAATTTTTCGACCAATGGGTTCCAGAATTTTCGGTTGAGTCGATTCGGGCTAGCGTGCGTGAGCTGCTACAAACCGCCCGTTATCGCAACAATGCCCAACGTTTTCAAGCCGAAATTCAAGCCCTACCTGGCCCTGAGCGCGTAATAGAGCTATTAACTAATCTGGCACACAAAAAAGGCTAG
- a CDS encoding alpha/beta fold hydrolase codes for MKSPLWIEWLRKQPNAALRLFCFHYAGGTAQRAHQWTQQLAADVEICAVELPGRGKRFMEPAYTRIEQVLDDLIPALKPLLEEKPFVFFGHSMGALVSYELSRRLQRDHQLQPQVLLVSGHAAPHIPRQSVIHQLPDQQFWDRLIQLNGTPKEVLQHPELLDLLTPILRADFAVCETYLYDDSIVLDCPMVVYGGQADPSVAAEQLELWRNHTSNECLVQIMAGDHFYLHNPSQHELQQHVNQQLQLVLSSVNSIR; via the coding sequence ATGAAATCGCCATTATGGATTGAATGGTTGCGCAAGCAACCTAACGCCGCCCTGCGGCTCTTTTGTTTTCACTATGCTGGGGGCACGGCGCAACGTGCCCACCAGTGGACGCAACAGCTCGCCGCAGATGTAGAAATTTGCGCCGTCGAACTGCCTGGCCGTGGCAAACGCTTCATGGAGCCAGCCTATACCCGCATTGAGCAAGTGCTCGACGATTTGATTCCAGCGCTCAAACCGCTGCTGGAAGAAAAACCATTCGTCTTTTTTGGCCATAGTATGGGGGCGTTGGTCAGCTATGAACTGAGTCGGCGCTTGCAGCGGGATCATCAACTCCAGCCGCAAGTGCTCTTGGTTTCGGGCCATGCCGCACCGCATATCCCACGTCAAAGCGTGATTCATCAATTACCCGATCAGCAATTTTGGGATCGCTTGATACAACTCAATGGCACACCCAAAGAGGTGTTGCAACACCCAGAATTGCTTGACTTGTTGACTCCGATTTTACGCGCCGATTTTGCCGTCTGTGAAACCTATCTTTATGACGACTCGATTGTGCTTGATTGCCCAATGGTGGTTTATGGTGGGCAAGCTGATCCAAGCGTCGCCGCCGAGCAACTTGAATTATGGCGCAACCATACCAGCAATGAGTGTTTGGTACAGATTATGGCTGGCGATCATTTTTATTTGCACAATCCATCGCAGCACGAGCTACAACAGCATGTCAACCAACAACTCCAACTTGTGCTCAGCTCAGTCAATTCAATTCGATAG
- a CDS encoding beta-ketoacyl synthase N-terminal-like domain-containing protein, which yields MSYDETDGNFDIAVVGLAGRWAGAADPDRFWQQLCAGAEGISFFDDEQLLAAGVTPEQLAHPRYVKAGSVLEGIELFDAAFFGYSPREAELLDPQQRIFLECAWQALEHAGYNASTYPGLIGVFAGSSLNTYLLRNLASQQGRGTIPDLFQLIMGNDKDFLPTRVSYKLNLRGPSFSVQSACSTSLVATHLACQSLLGYQCDIALAGGISITVPQHQGYLAQEGGILAPDGHCRTFDAQAQGTLNGNGAGIVVLKRLDDALADGDSIYAVIKGSAVNNDGALKIGYTAPSIDGQAAVIQAAQAVAEVDPATISYIEAHGTATALGDPIEVAALTKAFRQQTDKTQFCMLGSVKSNFGHLDTAAGVTSLIKTVLALHHNKIPASLHFQTPNPQLELESSPFYVNTELSDWPSDQPIRRAGVSSFGIGGTNAHIVLEEAPALEATEETDAWQMLVISGRNRATLNAATKNLAEHLEANPQLALADVAYTLQVGRQAFHHRRVLLCRSLDEASQILRQRDKRMISGQVSAATPAVVFMFPGGGVQYPSMGQELYQTQPTFRAAVEHCLGMLKPETSANLRQLVYSENAKVDEQQLATMLYSLLAIFISEYALAQLWLAWGIQPVALIGHSLGEYTAAHLAGSISLEAALRLVELRGRLMDQLEDGAMINIALAEAEVLPLLGEQLSLAAVNGPEHSVVAGSITAIQTLELELERREIKYRRLPIRVAAHSSLLKPIVAEFAAFAQTINMQPATIPYISNVTGGWMRHEQWSNPNYWTEHLQSTVRFSAGMSQLLQNPAHLFLEVGPGQTLTTLTRAQANFGAERVVAQSMRHPQDQQTDTQCLLNAVGRLWLAGVAIDWAKLSEIKRRRVALPTYPFERKRYWVEQFINTETQGPSLLEAAQGGYSLPETSEQTEVSAGYERPNLTSEYVAPSNNLEHMITALWGAVLGVPLIGIHDNFFELGGDSLLALQVATHLTEKVHTTIGVRSLFEAPTIAELAQLVQAQTADQAGELSSLVRLQPQGQAAPFFCIHPMSGMANVYAALAQLLGTQRPFYGVQAFGLEYPEMPLDDIKVMAQRYLSDIRQVQPQGPYLLGGWSMGGSIAFEIASQLVAQGETVGLLALIDTPAKLTGTSPATLTDLELLIAMLGVDANILGIDDPKAAASEAVWNELLSIIKQHLGLPESYTLQRLRHLVSTFRTHSQAVWSYQPVKYPNDLLILRAADLAGEHDDQLNEAYRMADLGWSQFVTGQIQVQTIPGTHNTLLNEPSLPILASQLAVALHNVAANPSLTTSHHEGSNEIAIMD from the coding sequence ATGAGTTATGATGAAACCGATGGCAATTTTGATATTGCTGTGGTGGGCTTAGCGGGGCGCTGGGCTGGCGCTGCCGATCCTGATCGTTTTTGGCAGCAGCTTTGTGCTGGAGCCGAGGGCATTAGCTTTTTTGATGATGAGCAACTGCTGGCCGCAGGCGTAACGCCTGAGCAATTAGCCCATCCGCGCTATGTCAAAGCTGGCTCGGTACTCGAAGGCATTGAGCTATTCGATGCAGCTTTTTTCGGCTATTCGCCACGCGAGGCCGAATTGCTCGATCCGCAGCAACGAATTTTTCTGGAGTGTGCTTGGCAAGCCTTGGAGCATGCAGGCTACAACGCCTCAACCTACCCCGGTTTGATCGGAGTGTTTGCTGGCTCCAGCCTCAATACCTACTTGCTGCGTAACCTTGCTAGCCAACAAGGCCGGGGCACAATTCCCGATCTGTTTCAATTGATCATGGGCAACGACAAAGACTTTTTGCCCACCCGAGTCAGCTATAAGTTGAATTTGCGCGGGCCAAGTTTTAGCGTGCAAAGTGCCTGTTCAACTTCATTGGTAGCAACCCATTTGGCCTGCCAAAGCCTGTTGGGCTACCAATGCGATATCGCGCTAGCTGGCGGAATTTCGATCACCGTGCCGCAACATCAAGGCTATCTGGCTCAAGAAGGCGGCATTCTCGCCCCTGACGGCCATTGCCGCACCTTCGATGCCCAAGCCCAAGGCACACTCAACGGTAACGGCGCAGGTATCGTGGTTTTGAAACGGCTTGACGATGCACTCGCCGATGGCGATTCAATTTATGCGGTGATCAAAGGCTCAGCCGTCAACAACGATGGTGCGCTCAAAATTGGCTACACCGCACCGAGCATCGATGGTCAGGCCGCCGTGATTCAGGCCGCCCAAGCGGTGGCCGAGGTTGATCCGGCGACGATTTCCTATATCGAAGCTCATGGTACAGCCACCGCCCTCGGCGATCCAATCGAGGTTGCCGCCTTGACGAAAGCCTTCCGTCAACAAACTGATAAAACTCAGTTTTGTATGCTTGGCTCGGTCAAATCCAACTTTGGGCATCTTGATACAGCGGCGGGCGTGACCAGTTTGATTAAGACCGTGCTGGCCCTACATCACAACAAAATTCCCGCTAGCTTGCATTTCCAAACCCCCAATCCGCAGCTTGAGCTTGAAAGCTCGCCATTTTATGTCAATACTGAACTAAGCGATTGGCCAAGCGATCAGCCGATTCGGCGGGCGGGAGTTAGTTCATTCGGAATTGGCGGCACCAATGCGCATATTGTGCTGGAAGAAGCGCCAGCGCTTGAAGCAACTGAGGAAACTGATGCTTGGCAAATGTTGGTGATTTCGGGGCGTAATCGGGCAACCTTAAATGCGGCCACCAAAAATCTGGCCGAGCACCTTGAGGCCAATCCCCAATTGGCCTTGGCTGATGTTGCCTACACTTTGCAAGTTGGTCGCCAAGCCTTTCATCATCGGCGGGTGCTGCTTTGCCGCTCGTTGGATGAAGCCAGCCAAATTTTGCGCCAACGCGATAAGCGCATGATCAGCGGCCAAGTCAGCGCGGCCACGCCTGCTGTAGTGTTTATGTTTCCAGGCGGCGGCGTGCAATACCCCAGCATGGGCCAAGAACTCTATCAAACCCAGCCGACGTTCCGTGCGGCGGTTGAACACTGTTTGGGCATGCTCAAACCTGAAACCAGCGCCAATCTACGCCAGTTGGTATATAGCGAAAACGCCAAGGTTGATGAGCAACAATTAGCGACAATGCTCTACAGTTTGTTGGCAATTTTTATCAGCGAATATGCTTTGGCTCAATTATGGCTAGCATGGGGCATTCAGCCTGTCGCCTTGATTGGCCATAGCTTGGGCGAATATACCGCAGCCCATTTGGCTGGCTCGATCTCGCTTGAGGCGGCCTTGCGTTTGGTTGAGCTACGTGGCCGCTTGATGGATCAGCTTGAAGATGGTGCGATGATCAACATTGCCCTCGCTGAAGCTGAGGTTTTGCCCTTGCTCGGTGAGCAACTTTCGCTAGCAGCAGTCAACGGTCCAGAACATTCGGTCGTGGCTGGCTCGATTACAGCGATTCAGACGCTTGAGCTTGAGCTAGAACGCCGTGAGATCAAATACCGACGTTTGCCAATTCGCGTCGCTGCCCATTCCAGTTTGCTCAAGCCAATTGTGGCCGAATTTGCGGCCTTTGCCCAGACGATCAACATGCAACCAGCCACAATTCCCTATATTTCCAATGTAACTGGCGGTTGGATGCGCCACGAACAATGGTCAAACCCAAATTATTGGACTGAGCATTTACAATCGACCGTGCGATTTAGCGCTGGAATGAGCCAACTTTTGCAAAATCCAGCTCATCTATTTCTTGAAGTTGGGCCTGGCCAAACCCTCACAACCTTAACTCGCGCTCAAGCCAACTTTGGAGCCGAACGGGTGGTAGCGCAGTCGATGCGCCATCCCCAAGATCAACAAACTGATACCCAATGTTTGTTGAATGCAGTTGGGCGGTTATGGTTGGCTGGTGTGGCGATCGATTGGGCCAAACTAAGCGAGATCAAGCGTCGCCGCGTGGCCCTGCCAACCTATCCCTTCGAACGCAAACGCTACTGGGTCGAGCAATTTATCAACACTGAAACCCAAGGCCCGAGCTTGCTCGAAGCGGCCCAAGGTGGTTATAGCTTGCCCGAAACCAGCGAGCAAACCGAGGTCAGCGCTGGCTACGAACGGCCTAATCTGACCAGCGAATATGTGGCTCCCAGCAACAACCTTGAGCATATGATCACCGCGCTATGGGGTGCAGTGTTAGGCGTGCCACTGATTGGAATTCACGACAATTTCTTTGAGTTGGGCGGCGATTCACTGCTCGCCTTACAAGTTGCGACCCATCTCACCGAAAAAGTGCATACCACAATTGGCGTGCGCAGTTTATTCGAAGCGCCAACAATTGCTGAGCTAGCCCAACTTGTGCAAGCCCAAACTGCTGATCAAGCAGGCGAATTATCGTCGTTGGTACGCCTGCAGCCACAAGGCCAAGCAGCACCATTCTTTTGTATTCACCCAATGAGCGGCATGGCCAATGTCTATGCAGCCTTAGCCCAATTGCTCGGCACGCAGCGCCCATTTTACGGAGTGCAGGCCTTTGGCTTGGAATATCCCGAAATGCCGCTTGACGATATCAAAGTCATGGCGCAACGCTATCTCAGCGATATCCGTCAGGTTCAGCCGCAAGGGCCATATCTGCTTGGTGGTTGGTCGATGGGTGGCTCGATTGCCTTTGAAATTGCCAGCCAATTAGTGGCCCAAGGCGAAACAGTTGGCTTGCTGGCCCTGATCGACACTCCCGCCAAACTAACTGGTACATCACCAGCAACATTAACTGATTTGGAGCTGTTGATCGCCATGCTTGGGGTTGATGCCAACATTTTAGGTATCGACGATCCCAAAGCTGCGGCCAGTGAGGCAGTTTGGAACGAATTGCTGAGCATTATCAAGCAACATCTTGGCTTGCCCGAAAGCTACACCTTACAACGTTTGCGCCACCTTGTCAGCACCTTCCGCACCCACTCGCAAGCAGTTTGGAGTTATCAGCCAGTTAAATATCCCAATGATTTGCTGATTTTACGGGCCGCCGATTTGGCAGGCGAGCACGACGACCAACTGAATGAAGCCTACCGCATGGCCGATTTGGGCTGGAGCCAGTTTGTCACAGGCCAAATTCAAGTTCAAACTATTCCAGGCACGCACAACACCCTGTTGAACGAACCGTCGTTGCCAATCTTGGCTAGTCAGCTCGCGGTAGCGTTACACAACGTTGCGGCAAATCCATCTTTGACAACATCACACCATGAAGGATCAAATGAAATCGCCATTATGGATTGA